The DNA sequence GGGAGCCAGTGGTCGAGCTGGCGGACGAGCAGCTCGCGCAGGACGGCGTCGGTCGACATGGTGCCGTTTCTACCGCACCCGACCGGGCGGCCGGCCGGGAACCCCGGTCAGGCCGGGACGGAGACGCCCACGCCGCCGCGGGTCTGGCCGCCGTAGCGTTGCCGTTCCCGGTCGAGGTCGAGCCGACCGATCCGCTTGCGGGCGGTGAGCGCGGCGTCGTCCAGCAGGTTCGCCGGGACGATCCAGACGATCTCGAACTCCAGCCCGTCGGGGTCGCGGCCGTAGAGGCTCTTGGTGGTGCCGTGGTCGGACGCGCCGGCCAGCGCGTCGGCGGCGGCCAGCCGCTCGGCGGTGGCGGCCAGCTCGTCGAGCGTGTCCAGCTCCCAGGCGAGGTGGTAGAGGCCGACGGTGCCCCGGCCGGCCTGGGACGCCCCGGCCGCCGCGCCGATCTCGAACAGCCCGAGGTCGTGGTCGTTGGTGGAGTCGGGCGCCTGGAGGAAGGCGGCGCCGCGGAAGCCGTCCGGCGTCATCGGGACCCGGCGGAAGCCCAGCACGTCGCGGTAGAAGGCGACGCTGCGCTCCAGGTCACTGACGTAGAGGACGGCGTGGTTGAGCCGGTGGATTCCCATGCCCTCGACGGTACCGCGTTTTGATTGAGCGTTCAACCATTGGCGCTATGATGGGCGTCATGACCCGGTGGCTGGACCCCGACGAGCAGCGGACCTGGCGGGCCTTCCTCGCCGCCTCCCGCGCGCTGATGGACACGCTCGACCGCGAGCTGCAACGCGACGCCGGCATGCCGCACGCGTACTACGAGATCCTGGTCCGGCTCTCCGAGGCCCCCGACCGGCGGCTGCGGATGAGCGAGCTGGCCGATGCCACCGGCTCCTCGCGCAGCCGGCTCTCGCACGCCGCCGCCCGGCTGGAGGCCGCCGGTTGGATCCGCCGGGAGGACTGCCCCACCGACCGGCGCGGCCAGCTCGCCGTGCTCACCGACGACGGCTTCGCCACGCTGGGCGCCGCCGCGCCCGGGCACGTCGAGGGGGTACGCCGGCACCTGTTCGACGCGCTCAGCCCGGCCCAGGTCGACCAGCTCCGCCGGATCAGCGAGACGCTCGCCGACCACTTGACCCAATCGGCACCAAACTGATCCACTCCGGGGGTTGTACTTACCGTCGCCGGATGAGCACGATGGGGCGTGTCCTCCGGCTTCGCTGACCTGACCGTCCAGGCGCACCAACTGGTGTCCGAAGGCGACCTCACCGGTGCGCAACGGCTGCTCGCCGACGCGCTCAGCGACGCCGACCCGCGCCCCGGCAACGCCTCCCCCGAGCTGGCCGAGGCGGCCGGCCTCCAGGCGCGACTGCTCGTCGCGCTCGGCGAACCGCACTCCGCGCGCGGCTGGGCCGCGTTCGCGTACGCGGCGGCCACCCGCCTGTTCGGCCGCTCCGACGAACGCACCGTCACCGCCGCCGCGACGCTGGCCGCGGTGCTGCACCGGGTCGGCAGCGACGCCCGCGCCGCCC is a window from the Micromonospora sp. DSM 45708 genome containing:
- a CDS encoding VOC family protein; amino-acid sequence: MGIHRLNHAVLYVSDLERSVAFYRDVLGFRRVPMTPDGFRGAAFLQAPDSTNDHDLGLFEIGAAAGASQAGRGTVGLYHLAWELDTLDELAATAERLAAADALAGASDHGTTKSLYGRDPDGLEFEIVWIVPANLLDDAALTARKRIGRLDLDRERQRYGGQTRGGVGVSVPA
- a CDS encoding MarR family winged helix-turn-helix transcriptional regulator → MGVMTRWLDPDEQRTWRAFLAASRALMDTLDRELQRDAGMPHAYYEILVRLSEAPDRRLRMSELADATGSSRSRLSHAAARLEAAGWIRREDCPTDRRGQLAVLTDDGFATLGAAAPGHVEGVRRHLFDALSPAQVDQLRRISETLADHLTQSAPN